Below is a genomic region from Clupea harengus unplaced genomic scaffold, Ch_v2.0.2, whole genome shotgun sequence.
GAAACAAGAGCCTGTTGTTCGGAACAGCAGGAGGAATAAACAGGACCCAGTCCCCATTGGCAAAGTCGCCAAAACGGGACGATCACATATCATTCCAGGCCGTAAAAACAACAGTGAACCGACGGACCTGAAGCCACCTGAATATGTAGGAGTAGCCAAGTACACAGATGAGGTGAGGGGGTCAAAGTCCCTCACTGTGGAGAGGATACCAGAAGACCATCCGATACCACTAAAGCCTAAAAGCAACAGTGGAGTTGTTTATCCAGGTATGTGAAGTTTTCATAGTGTTCCTTCACAACAAATATTCTTCATGCTTTAAATTTGAAAAGCTTTATTACTGACAGAAGGATGTAGTTAGAACCAGTTATTTGAAAACACTTGTTATAGTAACTGACAAGGTAAGCTTTTGTAAATCAGATAATCCCATTAATAATTTGTGACTCGTGAATTCCAAAAGCACAAACTATTAtgaatggtgagtgtgtgtgtcccagacgGTGCAGACAGTGTTTAAAGCTGTGCTGACTCTATCCTTTGCCTCGCCACGGAGTGTGCCAAACTATTCTCAAAACAATGATCAATAGTGATGAGGACAGGGGATATGAATCTCTCTCGTCATCTGAGTAACAGATgttatgctttcaaaaaatgtcagGAAGGGTGGAGGAGGCTGTTAGTCAGGCAGTTTTAAATTAGTTTCACACAGCGCTCTTAACCCTTTAATATCTCACTTCTGTGGGAAGTGACTCAGTATGCTTTACTCCTTACTCCACTTTACTACTTTATTGATGAACATGTATTAGTTTAGAGATGCAGAAgattttttaaacaatttatttgttgttttaaatgaagaaTGAACAAAGCTTAGTGTGTCAAGCATCACGGTTACGAATGTTATTAACATATTACAGGCATtaagaaggaaggaaaaaaagatgagaTATACAGTGATCTATGTCTATATAAGTTTACACAGCAATAGGAGTAAGTCAGTCCTCCCCCTTATTTACATCAGTAGAGGGTTCCAGATCTTATCAAAGTAATTTGACTCGTCATTGCTATGGTATCTGATCTTATCTAAGCTTAGTACCCATTTCTCTCAGGTACATTTCATAGGTAGGTACAGAATCACATTTCCACATATTTACAATTCTTTTTTATAACCATACCCAAAGATACCTTGCTTGACCTTCGTATGTGTTGGTCATGGGTAATATCCCAGTTCCTCCTAAGATAGAACTGAATTTGGGTTCCAGTTCTTCTTGAAAGCTTTGGAGAAGCATTGAAAGACATCAGTCCAATAAGAAGACAATTTTGTGCAAGACCAAAAGGAATGGGCAAGCGTACCCTATGTCTGACAGGGCAGCTCTGAAATATGTAGTAGTTCAGCACggaataaaaaatgtattcacacCTGCATGTTAAAACTGTTGTTACATTTCAAGACAACTGAAAATATGCTGGTTTGATGATTCTTAATATGAACATAACTTATGTCTCACCAGCTCAAGATTGCTCTGATTTCACTACAACGGAACCAAGAAAATATGGCATTTTCACGGTGAGGCCTGACCTGAGGAACAGCTccttctctgtgctctgtgagaTGGAGGCTAATGGTGGGGGCTGGACTTTACTTCAGCGGCGGTATGATGGGAGTATTAGTTTCAACCGATCTTGGAATGAATACAAAAGGGGCTTTGGACACTTGGACGGTGAATTTTGGCTTGGAAATGACAAGATTCACCTGCTTACTCAAGCTCAAGAGATGGTTCTACATATTCAGCTGGAAGACATTGAAGGACTTAAAGCATATGCAACCTATGAGCGTTTTTCAGTGGCTAGCGAACTTGAGCACTATCGACTGACTGTAGATCGCTACTCTGGTACAGCAGGAGATGCTCTTAATTTCAGCCAAACATTTAACCATGACCAGAAGTCCTTCTCCACTCCCGACAGAGACAATGACCTCTACCCATCTGGAAACTGTGGCGCCTACTATAGCTCTGGCTGGTGGTTTGACTCTTGTATGTCAGCAAATTTAAATGGGAAATACTACAAAACACGGTATAAGGGAGTTCGCAATGGTATCTTTTGGGGTACATGGCCCAACATCTCCAGAGAGCATTATCCAACTAATTACAGACATGCATTCAAAACTGTGTCAATGATGATAAGACCTAAAAGTTATAAACCATAGGTATTCAGAATTCTGTAAAGTCAGATATGTAATATACAGAGGACTTAGTATGTGAAGGATGCGGTACCGCTGTCTTTGTCTTTACAGCTTGTGACAAACTTCTGACTTGTGGCATGTCTCTATAATTTACTGGATTGTTAGTGCAGGATTTATGTAAAATATCTATGTCTAACAATGCCAAATCAGTGAGCAAATATTTATAGCTACATTAGTCAAGGTCTGCACTAAATAGGGTTTCACTTGTTCTTCAGAACTCAAACCGAAACTTTTTTCTTGAATGAATATTTACTCGTAAAATAAGCACTTCTAAGCATAAATAGtattaaaataacattttactAAGCGTTAAGATTTGTAATATGATCTACAGAGATGAATGTTCAGTTGTCTGACATTGGAGATGTTTCAAGGTGACCGAGACTAGTACATGGTTGTTTGTTCCTTGGTAGAGGGAATATAGAACCTgtgcaaatgtaaataaaaatctGACTTACAGGAATAAATGCACCTGCATAGGACCAGCACAACTGTAAAACAAACCTGGCTGATGCACATTAACTTTGTTGGGAATCAGGACCAATAAAAAGGTCTTTGTCTCTTAAAGGAGTTACACTGGACTGGACTACTTCAAAACATACAGAAATGGTCTGTTTCTATGAGTGTTGTTGCACATGACTGCGAAAAGGACAGGAGCACAACCTACTGGTGGAGGCCAGGCATAACAAAGATCTTGTGGTACCAGCACATTTTATTTAGGTtacaatgcacaaaacaaacaattcaTAAATTAGGCTACTTTAATGTTAAATCAATCTCCCACATGTCTACGAGACATTATTAAATATCACTTCAGTATTTGTAAACCAAATGCCAGGTGGTATTAAATGCATAAAATGCCACAACAGTGGGACACACAGAAGCATTTAGTGCAAAATATCAGAGGAGTTGACATGATAAAATAGTTACAATACCAGTGTCCTGCAGTGGTTACAGTTTTCCCTCCCATCAAAGTCTTGTGGCAATGAATGGAAACCCAGACAGTGCATCCAAGCACCTCAGCAGATGGCGTGGGGCAGAAAGGTGTTATACgacacctgtatgtgtgtgtgtgtgtgagtgtaagtgtatcGCTCATGTATGCTAAATATACACTGCCCCCACTGCCTACACACATTTTAGACTCTATCCAGATGTTTACGTGGAGACCCTGATCTTATTTTGACCTTACCTAAATGAGTCTGCACAGCATGCACAGCCCCTTACGCATCACGCCAAGTCATGTCTCTCTTTTGTCAACTTGGTCACTTTGGTAAAAAAGGCCTAACCTGCTTACaggatgaaactgaaatgtgGTGTTTGACGTTCAGTACTGACAGTTCAAGTCAACAGTAGAGACCCAGTAGAGCTGTGATTTCCCTGAACCAAAAACCAAGTCTTCAATCTCTTCTGAAGTGGAAGACATTGTAGCCAAGTTCTACCATGGCCCCAATCATCAATGCCCAGAgagggacaaaaacaaaactcaaGTATATATTCGTTAGATTCTCGAGCCTGGCACAAAGTGTTAGACAAAATGCTAATTTCAGAAGCATGGCCACCAAGTACCAAATCCTCTTCTTCAGGTCCTGGGTAGCATTGTGTGGATCAAAGCCTGGCTTGCAGCGGCCCACCATTTTAACAATAATCATGAGGAGGAGAATAGTGTCAAATGTCCACACAGGAAGAAATATAAGAAACCAATTCCAATGGATCTTCTCATCGAGCTTCAGTACCAGCATGATAAGGAAGACCAGTGTAAATATCCAGGTAAGGAGCACCCTCTGTGCCAGAGACATGTTTGGGTCAGGGTTGCTGTCAACTTCCAGGAGCAGTGGcaatgtgtgcctgtctgttaTGAAGACAAAATGTTATAGCGTTAAAAAACGAAACACAATAAAGTCAAAGGAGGTCACTATACCTTGAATCAATCTCACTGGAAACAGAAAATGATTAGCAACATGGCTAACTAACTAGCAAGCCAAACAACCTTAATTCAAGCTAGATAGATAACAGGCAACTTAACGATTTAGAGGTGGAAGCTTGAGCTTAATGACTTGTTAAAATAAAGCTGTTGAGAGGATACGTGGCCATAAATGATACTTGGACATTGGAGATGGATGCTCTACATTCGCTAGTAAGTCACCGTGAAGGTTAGATAGCTAATTATTGGATAATACAAGTAGATCTGAGATCTAAGAGCTATCTAAGATCAAGTTAGCTTGAACTCATCTAGTTTTGTAATTTAGTTAGCTGCAAGTTACAAAGTAAGCTTGCTCACTAAAGTTACCTAACGATGGTTGTTCgactagccagctagctagcctTGCCATAACCACTGGTGTTAACCGCTTTCACTGGCTATGTTACGTCAGTAAAGCTCAGCTATGAtcatgcttttcattttgttgtcTTGACAACACGAGACTCTCAGGGAATGAGCTTGTCTCCTTTCAACAACGGGCCAACAAATACGtctatacatatattatatgtaaCATTAACATCTGCACGAGTTCAGTTAACTAACTTTAGCTATCAAATCTATCTAGCTAGCTCACAATGAATTTAGCCAGTGAGCTACTCACGTTAACAGCTGTCAGCTTACAAGGAAGTCAGAAAGCTGTCTTGTCCTCGATATCTTGAATGCCACAATGTAATTGTACGATATTAAGAAGAGCAACCGCTCACATATAATGCCATTTATTACTACTCAAGGCAGGCAAActgcagctagctagctagctattccaACTCTAGTATCATACAAGTTCCAATTCCATAGACCTGCGTCATCATCTTGGGCGTGTTCAGAATTGTCGAACAGTCGTCGGTGCgtaatctctctccatctatataaatatatatagagagagagagacacacacacaaacagtttttcCATATTTTATGTTTCAGACCTC
It encodes:
- the LOC122130824 gene encoding fibroleukin-like → MTQKTNSTSGLKKLLLFNQNQNQTQTKGRPSNIMKQEPVVRNSRRNKQDPVPIGKVAKTGRSHIIPGRKNNSEPTDLKPPEYVGVAKYTDEVRGSKSLTVERIPEDHPIPLKPKSNSGVVYPAQDCSDFTTTEPRKYGIFTVRPDLRNSSFSVLCEMEANGGGWTLLQRRYDGSISFNRSWNEYKRGFGHLDGEFWLGNDKIHLLTQAQEMVLHIQLEDIEGLKAYATYERFSVASELEHYRLTVDRYSGTAGDALNFSQTFNHDQKSFSTPDRDNDLYPSGNCGAYYSSGWWFDSCMSANLNGKYYKTRYKGVRNGIFWGTWPNISREHYPTNYRHAFKTVSMMIRPKSYKP
- the tmem60 gene encoding transmembrane protein 60 isoform X1, translating into MARLASWLVEQPSLDRHTLPLLLEVDSNPDPNMSLAQRVLLTWIFTLVFLIMLVLKLDEKIHWNWFLIFLPVWTFDTILLLMIIVKMVGRCKPGFDPHNATQDLKKRIWYLVAMLLKLAFCLTLCARLENLTNIYLSFVFVPLWALMIGAMVELGYNVFHFRRD
- the tmem60 gene encoding transmembrane protein 60 isoform X2; its protein translation is MSLAQRVLLTWIFTLVFLIMLVLKLDEKIHWNWFLIFLPVWTFDTILLLMIIVKMVGRCKPGFDPHNATQDLKKRIWYLVAMLLKLAFCLTLCARLENLTNIYLSFVFVPLWALMIGAMVELGYNVFHFRRD